Proteins found in one Synechococcus sp. LA31 genomic segment:
- a CDS encoding deoxyribodipyrimidine photo-lyase produces MQHPILWIHGEALGPANPALQAYPDRPAVFVFDTELLAGRSPTTGDPASTPQPVSLKRIGFLYECLLELPVSLRKGDVTTEVLAFARFHGADGIVTSAGTDPRVAAICAALEQELPVQVLEPRPFVALEDRVDLGRFSRYWRRAEREVWADWSPQQ; encoded by the coding sequence ATGCAGCACCCCATCCTCTGGATTCACGGCGAGGCCCTCGGCCCCGCCAATCCCGCCCTGCAGGCCTACCCCGACCGGCCGGCGGTGTTTGTGTTCGACACAGAACTCCTGGCGGGCCGCAGCCCCACCACCGGCGATCCCGCGAGCACGCCGCAACCGGTGAGCCTCAAGCGCATCGGCTTCCTCTACGAGTGCCTGCTGGAGCTGCCGGTGAGCCTGCGCAAGGGCGATGTGACCACCGAGGTGCTCGCCTTCGCCCGGTTCCATGGCGCCGATGGCATCGTGACCAGCGCTGGCACCGACCCACGGGTGGCGGCGATCTGCGCAGCCCTGGAGCAGGAGCTCCCGGTGCAGGTGCTGGAGCCCCGGCCCTTTGTGGCGCTGGAAGACCGGGTGGATCTGGGGCGCTTCAGCCGCTATTGGCGCCGCGCCGAACGGGAGGTGTGGGCCGACTGGAGCCCGCAGCAGTAG